Genomic window (Candidatus Methylomirabilota bacterium):
TCCGTCCTCACCCGCCTTGTCGGTGTCCTTGTAATGCAGGAAGACGAAATCGTACGTCTCCCAGTGCTGGCGCAGGGTCTCCACCTCATCGGCGAACGTGGCCCCCGTCTTCAGCACCTCCATGCCGACCAGCCTGGCCAGCCCCCGGTACATCGGGTACGCGGCGATCGCGGCCGCTCGGAGCCGGAACACGTCGGGAAACCGCGGGAGGTCGGGCCGCCGATCGAAGCCCCGGAGCAGGACCATGTTGGCGGGGGCGGCATCGCTCAGCAGGCGGCGGGCCTGCTCCACGAATGCGTTGACCAGCCCGGCCGTCCGCTCCGCCGCGGGATCCAGGGCGCGCGCGGGCAGCGGCGGTTTGCCCAGCGCCTGAGGGTCGGTCTCGCTCAGGCTGCCGCTCAGGCCGACGCCCCGGAGCACCAGGACGAATCGATGCTCCTTCACGGGCTCGACGAACAACTCGACCCCTGGCAGCTGGATGGCCCTCAGGCGCTCGGTGAGCCGGGTGCAGACCTCGGTGGAGATGCGACCGGCCCGTCGATCGGTGATCAGCCCGTCGGCGTCGACGGTGCAGAAGTTGCCGCGGGCGGCGACATCCCCGGGCCTGAGGTCGAACTCGATCCCCAGCGCTTCGAGCACACCTCGGCCCACCCGGTAGGCGAGCGGGTCATATCCGAACAACCCCAGATGACCCGGCCCGCTGCCCGGCGTGATCCCGGGCGCCACGTGGCGGATCAGGCCGCAGGCCCCGCGCCCGGCCAGCGCCGTCAGGTTCGGAATCCGCGCCGTCTCCAGCTCCGATCGCCCCGTATCGGGATGGGGAAGCCCGCCCAGCCCGTCGAGGGAAAGGAGCAGGATCTTCGTATCGCCTGGGATGACCAGGTCGTTGAGCAGGTCCAGCACCTGCCCAGTGTACCGCGAGAAGGCCGCGCCGGGCATGGTGGGGGGGAGGGAGTGGGTGGGGGTGGCGAGACCACGCCGTTGGAGTCCATCTGACCGGTGGCGGCTGGGCTCCATCTCACCGGCGGCGGCCGTCCGTCCGACGATGGGAAACGGCTCTCGCCA
Coding sequences:
- a CDS encoding 2,3-bisphosphoglycerate-independent phosphoglycerate mutase, which encodes MLDLLNDLVIPGDTKILLLSLDGLGGLPHPDTGRSELETARIPNLTALAGRGACGLIRHVAPGITPGSGPGHLGLFGYDPLAYRVGRGVLEALGIEFDLRPGDVAARGNFCTVDADGLITDRRAGRISTEVCTRLTERLRAIQLPGVELFVEPVKEHRFVLVLRGVGLSGSLSETDPQALGKPPLPARALDPAAERTAGLVNAFVEQARRLLSDAAPANMVLLRGFDRRPDLPRFPDVFRLRAAAIAAYPMYRGLARLVGMEVLKTGATFADEVETLRQHWETYDFVFLHYKDTDKAGEDGDFTAKVAALERLDGYLPEIERLGPDVLTVTGDHASPAVLAGHGWQPVPVVLWSRYCGADPVGAFSERACAAGSLGVLAAQHLMPLIMANALRLAKFGA